The Motacilla alba alba isolate MOTALB_02 chromosome 27, Motacilla_alba_V1.0_pri, whole genome shotgun sequence genome includes a window with the following:
- the LOC119712232 gene encoding uncharacterized protein LOC119712232 isoform X1, which translates to MGFRDGIHKDVKGGLRRDRAQHTNAALAAGPARRETPAANVQSSERNLQRKEFTKQQKATATVSSGVGVQQAKTEPAKRSRAGAARGCRRLGRHSNEHNSWERASSRWEQSCERQTPSWKAEDAQPREPGKVRHRRGGIGGAAGKEERAASPGNSSDSSGGRECFRGKSRGAAEPWSFPFPSWGSTCPSMGNSSSVLSVFNCCSSRRPAVDMA; encoded by the exons ATGGGATTTAGAGACGGAATACACAAAGATGTGAAAGGAGGATTGCGGCGAGACCGGGCACAGCACACGAACGCAGCCCTGGCCGCAGGACCAGCGCGGAGAGAAACCCCAGCAGCGAATGTGCAAAGCAGCGAAAGGAATTTACAGCGAAAGGAATTTACAAAGCAGCAAAAGGCCACGGCTACGGTCAGCAGCGGGGTCGGCGTGCAACAAGCAAAGACAGAGCCGGCGAAGCGGAGCCGGGCGGGCGCTGCACGGGGCTGCAGACGGCTCGGAAGGCACAGCAATGAACACAACAGCTGGGAGAGAGCGAGCAGCCGCTGGGAACAGAGCTGCGAGCGGCAAACGCCGTCCTGGAAGGCGGAGGATGCGCAGCCGAGAGAGCCGGGGAAGGTGAGGCATCGGAGGGGAGGCATCGGAGGAGCTGCCGGGAAAGAGGAGCGCGCAGCGAGTCCTGGgaacagcagtgacagcagcgGTGG CCGCGAGTGCTTTAGGGGGAAGAGCAGAGGTGCAGCGGAGCCGTGGagtttccccttcccttcctgggGCAGCACCTGCCCATCAATGGGAAACAGCTCATCTGTATTATCTGTATTTAACTGCTGTTCATCTAGGAGACCTGCTGTAGATATGGCTTGa
- the LOC119712232 gene encoding uncharacterized protein LOC119712232 isoform X3: MGFRDGIHKDVKGGLRRDRAQHTNAALAAGPARRETPAANVQSSERNLQRKEFTKQQKATATVSSGVGVQQAKTEPAKRSRAGAARGCRRLGRHSNEHNSWERASSRWEQSCERQTPSWKAEDAQPREPGKVRHRRGGIGGAAGKEERAASPGNSSDSSGGSGQTQTGWRNNQPGARNQNLVACPCKISSGTIQ, encoded by the exons ATGGGATTTAGAGACGGAATACACAAAGATGTGAAAGGAGGATTGCGGCGAGACCGGGCACAGCACACGAACGCAGCCCTGGCCGCAGGACCAGCGCGGAGAGAAACCCCAGCAGCGAATGTGCAAAGCAGCGAAAGGAATTTACAGCGAAAGGAATTTACAAAGCAGCAAAAGGCCACGGCTACGGTCAGCAGCGGGGTCGGCGTGCAACAAGCAAAGACAGAGCCGGCGAAGCGGAGCCGGGCGGGCGCTGCACGGGGCTGCAGACGGCTCGGAAGGCACAGCAATGAACACAACAGCTGGGAGAGAGCGAGCAGCCGCTGGGAACAGAGCTGCGAGCGGCAAACGCCGTCCTGGAAGGCGGAGGATGCGCAGCCGAGAGAGCCGGGGAAGGTGAGGCATCGGAGGGGAGGCATCGGAGGAGCTGCCGGGAAAGAGGAGCGCGCAGCGAGTCCTGGgaacagcagtgacagcagcgGTGG GAGCGGCCAGACTCAAACCGGGTGGAGAAACAACCAGCCAGGAGCTCGGAACCAGAACTTAGTTGCGTGCCCTTGCAAGATTTCCTCCGGCACGATTCAGTGA
- the LOC119712232 gene encoding uncharacterized protein LOC119712232 isoform X4, which translates to MGFRDGIHKDVKGGLRRDRAQHTNAALAAGPARRETPAANVQSSERNLQRKEFTKQQKATATVSSGVGVQQAKTEPAKRSRAGAARGCRRLGRHSNEHNSWERASSRWEQSCERQTPSWKAEDAQPREPGKVRHRRGGIGGAAGKEERAASPGNSSDSSGAARLKPGGETTSQELGTRT; encoded by the exons ATGGGATTTAGAGACGGAATACACAAAGATGTGAAAGGAGGATTGCGGCGAGACCGGGCACAGCACACGAACGCAGCCCTGGCCGCAGGACCAGCGCGGAGAGAAACCCCAGCAGCGAATGTGCAAAGCAGCGAAAGGAATTTACAGCGAAAGGAATTTACAAAGCAGCAAAAGGCCACGGCTACGGTCAGCAGCGGGGTCGGCGTGCAACAAGCAAAGACAGAGCCGGCGAAGCGGAGCCGGGCGGGCGCTGCACGGGGCTGCAGACGGCTCGGAAGGCACAGCAATGAACACAACAGCTGGGAGAGAGCGAGCAGCCGCTGGGAACAGAGCTGCGAGCGGCAAACGCCGTCCTGGAAGGCGGAGGATGCGCAGCCGAGAGAGCCGGGGAAGGTGAGGCATCGGAGGGGAGGCATCGGAGGAGCTGCCGGGAAAGAGGAGCGCGCAGCGAGTCCTGGgaacagcagtgacagcagcg GAGCGGCCAGACTCAAACCGGGTGGAGAAACAACCAGCCAGGAGCTCGGAACCAGAACTTAG
- the LOC119712232 gene encoding uncharacterized protein LOC119712232 isoform X5: MGFRDGIHKDVKGGLRRDRAQHTNAALAAGPARRETPAANVQSSERNLQRKEFTKQQKATATVSSGVGVQQAKTEPAKRSRAGAARGCRRLGRHSNEHNSWERASSRWEQSCERQTPSWKAEDAQPREPGKPRVL, translated from the exons ATGGGATTTAGAGACGGAATACACAAAGATGTGAAAGGAGGATTGCGGCGAGACCGGGCACAGCACACGAACGCAGCCCTGGCCGCAGGACCAGCGCGGAGAGAAACCCCAGCAGCGAATGTGCAAAGCAGCGAAAGGAATTTACAGCGAAAGGAATTTACAAAGCAGCAAAAGGCCACGGCTACGGTCAGCAGCGGGGTCGGCGTGCAACAAGCAAAGACAGAGCCGGCGAAGCGGAGCCGGGCGGGCGCTGCACGGGGCTGCAGACGGCTCGGAAGGCACAGCAATGAACACAACAGCTGGGAGAGAGCGAGCAGCCGCTGGGAACAGAGCTGCGAGCGGCAAACGCCGTCCTGGAAGGCGGAGGATGCGCAGCCGAGAGAGCCGGGGAAG CCGCGAGTGCTTTAG
- the LOC119712232 gene encoding uncharacterized protein LOC119712232 isoform X2, protein MGFRDGIHKDVKGGLRRDRAQHTNAALAAGPARRETPAANVQSSERNLQRKEFTKQQKATATVSSGVGVQQAKTEPAKRSRAGAARGCRRLGRHSNEHNSWERASSRWEQSCERQTPSWKAEDAQPREPGKERPDSNRVEKQPARSSEPELSCVPLQDFLRHDSVTPIPAPWDAWRPAERLSSSCSARKPQNQRGRTVFL, encoded by the exons ATGGGATTTAGAGACGGAATACACAAAGATGTGAAAGGAGGATTGCGGCGAGACCGGGCACAGCACACGAACGCAGCCCTGGCCGCAGGACCAGCGCGGAGAGAAACCCCAGCAGCGAATGTGCAAAGCAGCGAAAGGAATTTACAGCGAAAGGAATTTACAAAGCAGCAAAAGGCCACGGCTACGGTCAGCAGCGGGGTCGGCGTGCAACAAGCAAAGACAGAGCCGGCGAAGCGGAGCCGGGCGGGCGCTGCACGGGGCTGCAGACGGCTCGGAAGGCACAGCAATGAACACAACAGCTGGGAGAGAGCGAGCAGCCGCTGGGAACAGAGCTGCGAGCGGCAAACGCCGTCCTGGAAGGCGGAGGATGCGCAGCCGAGAGAGCCGGGGAAG GAGCGGCCAGACTCAAACCGGGTGGAGAAACAACCAGCCAGGAGCTCGGAACCAGAACTTAGTTGCGTGCCCTTGCAAGATTTCCTCCGGCACGATTCAGTGACCCCCATCCCCGCTCCATGGGACGCGTGGCGACCGGCAGAGCGGCTCTCGTCCTCCTGCAGCGCTCGTAAACCGCAGAACCAGCGGGGCCGGACAGTGTTTTTGTAG
- the LOC119712215 gene encoding pre-mRNA-splicing factor SLU7-like gives MFLGAGGANVSLEEPKKMTREDWRKKKELEEQRKLGNAPAEVDEEGKDINPHIPHYVSSVPWYIDPLKRPTLKHQRPQAEKQKQYNSSGDWYKRGVREHAVATRYRKGACENCGALTHKMKDCTERPRRVGAKYTGMNIAPDEHVQPQLMFAYDGKRDRWNGYDPEEHMKIVEEYAKVNLAKCALKAKKFQEELASGKLQQVSSPRYQGGEEESNSQTERDHSSEDEDKCTDDIDMPGQNFDSKRRITVRNLRIREDIAKYLRNLNPKSAYYDPKTRSMRENPYANTGKSPDEVGYAGDNFVRYTGDAISMAQTQLFAWEAYDKGSEAHLQADPTKLELLYKSFKAEKEDFKAQQKESLLEKYGGQEHLDAPPAELLLAQTEYYVEYSRHGTVIKGQQKAIARSKYEEDVKINNHTSIWGSYWKGKWGYKCCHSFVKFSYCIGEAGKEIANTEASLMEELPKEGEHMTKPKTLMEIHQEKQKEKKKKKHKKSSRSDSEGEEKRKQEKLKKALNAEEARLLHIKKIMQLDERKRPYNSQYEAREPTEEEMEAYRMKRQRPDDPMASFLGQ, from the coding sequence atgttctTAGGTGCAGGAGGGGCAAACGTGAGCCTGGAGGAACCAAAGAAGATGACGAGGGAAGattggaggaaaaagaaagaattagaagagcagagaaaactGGGAAATGCACCTGCTGAAGTggatgaagaaggaaaagacaTCAACCCTCATATTCCTCATTACGTCTCCTCAGTACCGTGGTACATAGATCCTTTGAAGAGACCCACACTAAAGCACCAGAGACCTcaggcagagaagcagaagcagTATAACTCCTCTGGAGATTGGTACAAACGAGGAGTCCGGGAGCACGCCGTGGCCACGAGGTACCGCAAGGGAGCCTGTGAGAACTGCGGGGCGCTGACACACAAAATGAAAGACTGCACGGAGAGACCCAGGAGAGTTGGAGCAAAATACACTGGCATGAATATTGCCCCAGATGAACACGTGCAGCCTCAGCTGATGTTTGCTTACGACGGGAAGCGAGACCGGTGGAATGGTTATGACCCAGAGGAGCACATGAAAATTGTTGAGGAATATGCCAAGGTTAATCTGGCCAAATGTGCACTGAAAGCAAAGAAGTTTCAGGAGGAGTTGGCATCAGGGAAGCTGCAGCAAGTGAGCTCCCCAAGATACCAGGGGGGAGAAGAGGAATCAAATTCACAGACAGAAAGAGATCATAGCAGTGAAGATGAAGACAAATGTACAGATGACATTGATATGCCTGGGCAGAACTTTGACTCCAAAAGACGCATCACAGTCCGGAATTTACGTATTCGGGAAGACATTGCTAAATACTTGAGGAACCTAAATCCAAAGTCTGCTTATTATGATCCCAAAACAAGATCAATGAGGGAGAACCCTTATGCCAACACAGGCAAGAGTCCAGATGAAGTTGGTTATGCTGGTGACAACTTTGTCCGCTACACAGGAGATGCCATATCAATGGCACAGACCCAGCTCTTCGCCTGGGAGGCTTATGACAAAGGCTCTGAAGCTCATCTTCAAGCAGACCCTACCAAATTAGAGCTCCTTTATAAatctttcaaagcagaaaaagaagatttcAAGGCCCAGCAGAAAGAAAGCCTCCTAGAGAAGTATGGAGGACAGGAACATTTGGATGCCCCCCCAGCTGAACTGCTGCTAGCTCAAACAGAATATTATGTGGAGTATTCCAGGCATGGAACAGTCATCAAAGGACAGCAGAAAGCTATTGCTCGTTCTAAGTATGAAGAGGATGTGAAGATCAACAACCACACAAGCATTTGGGGTTCGTACTGGAAAGGCAAGTGGGGTTACAAGTGCTGTCACTCCTTTGTCAAGTTCTCCTACTGTATAGGAGAAGCTGGGAAAGAAATCGCTAATACAGAGGCAAGTTTAATGGAAGAGCTGCCCAAGGAGGGAGAACACatgacaaaacccaaaacactgaTGGAGATCCAccaagagaaacagaaagagaagaaaaagaagaagcacAAGAAGAGCTCACGTTCTGACAGTGAGggtgaagagaaaaggaagcaagaaaaactaaaaaaggcCCTAAATGCTGAAGAGGCTCGACTTCTCCACATCAAAAAAATCATGCAGTTAGATGAGAGGAAGAGACCATACAACAGCCAGTATGAAGCCAGGGAGCCAACAGAAGAGGAGATGGAGGCCTACAGAATGAAAAGGCAGAGACCTGATGACCCCATGGCCTCTTTTCTTGGGCAGTAA
- the VAT1 gene encoding LOW QUALITY PROTEIN: synaptic vesicle membrane protein VAT-1 homolog (The sequence of the model RefSeq protein was modified relative to this genomic sequence to represent the inferred CDS: inserted 2 bases in 1 codon), translating to MSAEPAPASAAPEPVPGPEPPAXAAGEAAEHRALVLTGFGGYDKLKVQARRGAEPRPGEVSVSVRACGLNFADLMARQGLYDRLPPPPICPGMECAGTVRALGDGVRDRQVGDKVMVLARSGLWQEVVNVPASHTFPMPEGMSFEEAAALLVNYITAYMILFDFGNLRPNQSVLIHMAAGGVGTAAIQLCKTVENVTIFGTASASKHESLKESGVAHPIDYRTMDYAEEVRKISPKGVDIVLDPLGGSDTSKAFNLLKPMGKLITYGVANLLTGQKKNLMAMAKTWWNQFSITALQLLHQNKAVCGYHLGYMDEEVELLRSVVAKLVNLYSQGKIKPKIDSVWPFDQVAEAMKQMQEKKNVGKVILVPEAPKEESKKAEN from the exons ATGTCCGCCGAGCCGGCCCCGGCCTCCGCCGCCCCCGAGCCGGTCCCCGGCCCCGAGCcgccggc ggcggcgggggaggCGGCGGAGCACCGGGCGCTGGTGCTGACGGGCTTCGGCGGCTACGACAAGCTGAAGGTGcaggcgcggcgcggcgcggagCCGCGGCCCGGGGAGGTCTCGGTCAGCGTCCGCGCCTGCGGGCTCAACTTCGCCGACCTGATGGCGCGGCAGGGCCTGTACGAccggctgccgccgccgcccatCTGCCCCGGCATGGAGTGCGCCGGCACCGTCCGCGCCCTCGGCGACGGCGTCCGCGACCGACAG GTTGGTGATAAGGTAATGGTCCTGGCCAGGTCAGGGCTCTGGCAAGAAGTGGTGAATGTGCCGGCCAGTCACACCTTCCCGATGCCTGAGGGGATGAGCTTCGAGGAAGCCGCTGCTCTTCTTGTTAACTACATCACTGCCTACATGATTCTGTTTGACTTTGGAAACCTGAGACCCAACCAGAGTGTCCTCATCCACATGGCTGCAG GTGGTGTGGGAACTGCTGCCATCCAGCTGTGCAAGACTGTAGAAAATGTCACCATTTTTGGCACAGCATCTGCCTCCAAGCACGAGTCCCTCAAGGAGAGTGGAGTTGCTCACCCCATTGACTACCGAACCATGGATTACGCAGAGGAGGTCCGGAAGATCTCTCCCAAAG GTGTTGACATTGTCCTGGACCCTCTGGGAGGATCTGACACGTCCAAAGCTTTTAACCTCTTGAAGCCGATGGGCAAACTCATCACTTATG GTGTAGCAAACCTGCTCACTGGGCAGAAGAAGAACCTCATGGCTATGGCTAAAACCTGGTGGAACCAGTTCAGCATCACTGccttgcagctcctgcaccagAACAAGGCTGTGTGCGGCTACCACCTTGGATATATGGATGAAGAAGTTGAGCTTCTCAGGAGTGTTGTAGCCAAGCTGGTTAACCTGTACAGCCAAGGCAAAATCAAGCCCAAAATAGACTCTGTATGGCCCTTTGATCAG GTGGCAGAGGCTATGAAGCAGatgcaagaaaagaagaatgttGGAAAAGTCATCCTGGTTCCTGAAGCACCCAAGGAAGAATCTAAAAAAGCAGAGAACTAA